From Topomyia yanbarensis strain Yona2022 unplaced genomic scaffold, ASM3024719v1 HiC_scaffold_224, whole genome shotgun sequence, the proteins below share one genomic window:
- the LOC131694992 gene encoding uncharacterized protein LOC131694992: MHPGGMELDLLTNASELDFCRLCLSSVYELHQLFPDGSTESSNNVLLAKIRLLAEVTLCPAEELEANICSNCVQKLEDFHAFRLQCKVSDGQVRKMRVSRKRLREEQEQQSQMEAANAATARAQQTNGDDDAPSSKKQRMETPPVLLAGGSTLGGVFDLVQYCEDKHVPGEYGLLSQGFVYKHESLLTWRCELAETEKCDAILEIDEDFKKFRVAMKHSHVKLDKDADGRIFEKITPQICTFLAKLQLKQYDSMDNEPTVVEERPADAADDSDIEMLAQELYDDSTVENTQGVPLDQMIAARGINVIQSAEKPTITMNGFTYLQEAIIKGVKPEQIRWRCEEDSCQGMIVTTKDFRSYALGKPHKHIPRSIAPDSNAPTRARASTTARDDEPLLEVMREVPEDVTPKNRSTTFTGMRTTGGVSLVEEFKKTGADHSFFKASDGSYHMYHDNFFYKRNYAYSSEGGETMWKCTTESCPGTLIAFKYMKKLVGGVPHNHDPVRNGPGEVAPSTSNSPQTDQETGQADISEIGFYRNAKNVISLLYEGFSYSLQNFLPSGNSFWNCTWNKCGGRIQAGAHFEFLKSEKRHFHNPPSLATPKSWIPPPVAIKELLDKVKLNEEIRRKIQAPPTLCYSELKGE; this comes from the exons ATGCATCCCGGCGGGATGGAGTTAGATCTGTTGACGAATGCCTCCGAGCTGGACTTCTGCCGCTTGTGTTTGTCGAGTGTGTACGAGCTGCATCAGCTCTTTCCGGACGGCTCGACGGAGAGCTCCAATAACGTTCTGCTGGCCAAGATACGTCTGCTGGCGGAAGTGACG CTATGCCCGGCGGAAGAGTTGGAGGCAAATATCTGTTCAAATTGCGTGCAGAAGCTTGAGGATTTCCACGCCTTCCGGCTACAGTGCAAGGTGAGCGATGGCCAAGTGCGCAAGATGCGTGTTTCTCGAAAGCGGCTGAGAGAGGAGCAGGAACAGCAATCGCAGATGGAAGCTGCCAATGCTGCTACTGCCAGGGCTCAGCAGACTAACGGGGATGACGATGCTCCGAGCAGCAAGAAGCAGCGCATGGAGACACCGCCGGTGCTGCTTGCTGGTGGTTCTACATTGGGAGGAGTTTTTGATCTGGTTCAGTATTGCGAGGACAAGCATGTCCCTGGGGAGTATGGCTTGTTATCGCAGGGTTTTGTGTATAAGCACGAAAGCTTACTGACCTGGCGCTGCGAATTAGCGGAGACGGAAAAGTGCGATGCTATATTGGAAATTGATGAGGATTTTAAAAAGTTTCGAGTAGCTATGAAACATAGTCACGTCAAGCTGGATAAGGACGCTGATGGAAG AATATTCGAAAAGATAACGCCCCAAATATGCACTTTTTTGGCCAAGTTGCAACTAAAACAATACGACAGTATGGACAATGAACCAACAGTAGTGGAAGAAAGACCAGCAGAtgcagcagacgattccgacaTTGAAATGCTAGCTCAGGAATTATATGACGATTCTACGGTGGAGAACACCCAGGGTGTTCCGTTGGATCAAATGATTGCCGCAAGAGGAATTAACGTCATTCAGTCGGCGGAAAAACCGACGATTACGATGAACGGATTCACCTATCTGCAGGAAGCGATTATCAAGGGGGTCAAACCGGAACAGATTCGTTGGCGCTGTGAAGAGGACAGCTGTCAAGGAATGATTGTGACTACCAAAGATTTTCGCAGTTATGCTCTGGGTAAACCGCATAAGCATATTCCACGCTCTATCGCTCCGGATAGTAATGCTCCGACGCGGGCAAGAGCATCGACAACCGCTCGTGATGACGAACCGTTGCTGGAGGTTATGCGAGAAGTCCCAGAGGATGTCACTCCGAAAAACAGATCAACCACTTTTACTGGAATGAGAACCACGGGAGGCGTTTCGTTGGTGGAAGAATTCAAAAAAACCGGCGCCGATCACAGTTTCTTCAAAGCTTCGGATGGTTCCTACCACATGTATCATGATAATTTCTTCTACAAACGAAACTATGCCTATTCCTCCGAAGGGGGTGAAACGATGTGGAAATGTACTACGGAGAGTTGCCCCGGTACACTGATCGCGTTCAAGTACATGAAAAAGCTGGTCGGTGGTGTACCGCACAATCACGATCCGGTTCGTAACGGTCCGGGAGAGGTGGCTCCTTCCACCTCCAACTCACCACAAACGGATCAGGAAACCGGCCAGGCAGATATCAGCGAAATCGGTTTCTACCGTAACGCAAAGAACGTGATATCGCTGCTGTACGAGGGTTTCAGCTACAGTTTGCAGAACTTCCTTCCCTCGGGGAACAGCTTCTGGAATTGCACCTGGAACAAGTGCGGTGGGCGGATACAGGCTGGCGCTcactttgaatttttgaaatcggAGAAACGTCACTTCCACAATCCGCCATCGTTGGCAACCCCGAAGAGCTGGATTCCACCTCCGGTTGCCATCAAGGAGCTGCTCGATAAGGTCAAACTAAACGAAGAGATTCGACGGAAGATTCAGGCTCCGCCGACCCTGTGTTACTCGGAGCTGAAAGGTGAGTAG